One window from the genome of Candidatus Neomarinimicrobiota bacterium encodes:
- a CDS encoding DUF4340 domain-containing protein — translation MKKTLSLLFIFVTLAVFVYFYEYKGGQEREKADEIRASLLKLVEDDIESVTLSGGEDNDTITYLREDPDNWRIVSPVMTEAEISAVKGNISAFMNAKISRRLAVRKEKLQDFGLNPPAARVTIKTKENKSIELIVGDEAPTRGGLFVSVGEATLSATQPDTVEVFVTGTNVLSQARKSLFDLRDKKIAHFDNDKVRKVELTSPEGGVTLEKSGDKWVMLLPVAARVDDSRVKSFLTSTTNYSAKEFVSERLEDRKTYGFDHPTVELILSLGDERSTKEIVIGDEGENDKEFYGYESGRSPVFLIREPTKKGLSKAPFYFQDKKIIRFREEEISRIRFSGSHQVTLTKEDTLGWYAYGDSTVEVEKSQIDGLFSRLRGLGAKEIVSYSPRDLATYGLSEKPYAGVPHLEAVLADSAGDVAGFAVGDTVENDRYIKSRDYPFIYLISGSQVERLTDWLEEQTSTVSLSQKKN, via the coding sequence ATGAAAAAAACTCTAAGTCTTCTCTTCATCTTTGTCACTCTGGCTGTCTTTGTCTACTTCTACGAATACAAAGGTGGTCAGGAACGGGAAAAAGCAGATGAGATCAGGGCCTCGCTCCTCAAGCTTGTGGAGGATGATATTGAATCGGTCACACTCAGCGGCGGGGAAGATAATGATACAATTACCTACCTAAGGGAAGATCCTGACAATTGGCGGATCGTTTCTCCCGTCATGACGGAGGCGGAGATCTCCGCCGTGAAGGGAAACATCAGCGCCTTCATGAATGCGAAGATCAGCAGAAGATTAGCAGTAAGGAAGGAAAAGCTACAGGATTTCGGATTGAATCCCCCGGCTGCCCGAGTCACAATTAAGACAAAGGAAAACAAATCAATCGAGTTAATTGTTGGTGACGAAGCTCCCACACGCGGTGGCCTGTTTGTTTCGGTGGGGGAGGCAACGCTTTCTGCGACTCAACCAGACACCGTTGAAGTCTTCGTGACTGGCACAAACGTTCTCAGCCAGGCCCGGAAGTCCCTGTTCGACCTGAGAGATAAGAAGATTGCCCACTTCGACAATGACAAAGTGAGAAAAGTCGAGCTGACGTCCCCGGAGGGTGGAGTCACGCTGGAGAAATCGGGAGACAAATGGGTAATGTTGTTACCGGTGGCAGCTCGGGTTGACGATTCTCGAGTGAAGAGTTTTCTCACAAGCACCACGAATTATTCTGCGAAAGAGTTCGTGAGTGAGAGATTGGAGGATCGAAAGACTTACGGATTCGACCATCCCACCGTGGAGCTGATCCTCAGTCTCGGTGATGAGAGAAGCACGAAGGAGATTGTAATCGGAGACGAAGGTGAAAACGACAAAGAGTTCTACGGTTATGAATCCGGGAGATCCCCCGTATTTCTAATCCGGGAACCCACCAAGAAGGGGCTGTCAAAAGCACCGTTTTATTTCCAGGACAAAAAGATTATCCGGTTTCGTGAAGAGGAGATTTCCAGGATTCGGTTTTCCGGGAGTCATCAGGTCACTCTCACAAAGGAAGATACCTTAGGTTGGTATGCCTATGGAGACTCGACTGTTGAGGTTGAGAAGTCACAAATCGACGGACTTTTTTCTCGACTTCGCGGTCTTGGCGCGAAAGAAATTGTCAGTTACTCTCCCCGGGATCTCGCGACATATGGATTGTCTGAAAAACCGTATGCCGGGGTGCCCCATCTGGAGGCTGTCCTGGCCGACAGTGCGGGTGATGTTGCCGGCTTCGCCGTGGGAGACACCGTGGAGAATGATCGGTATATCAAAAGCAGGGACTATCCGTTCATATATCTTATATCCGGTTCCCAGGTTGAGAGATTGACGGATTGGCTGGAAGAACAGACCTCAACCGTTTCCCTATCCCAGAAGAAGAATTAG
- a CDS encoding DNA recombination protein RmuC: MELSFIIIFLAGFLLGALMIYVVMVQRDKRLELTKGEMKDAFASLSLDALSRNTDQFLKVAKEALKGQVEKGEINLEEKKKLIDANLEKMASVLEDLRKQSTSLSTRLSESQKGTDKLRTTTEDLRNLLSSSQARGQWGERMVEDILRLIGFVENVNYVKQKKVESGEIPDYTFFLPREKRLNMDVKFPLAHYEKFVSSDSDSQTEQEQKLFLKDVKGHIKQIASRGYINPHEGTVDYVLLFIPNESIYAFLHQHDPLLIEFALEKHIVLCSPLTLYAVLSLIHQAVGSFTLEEKAGQIMSLLKEFEKQWQKFVESMQKMGKGIEATRNEFERLTTTRTRQLEKPLQKIKEIELGKSEGSIGEGSDFLATPGDEAGPDK; encoded by the coding sequence ATGGAATTATCTTTCATCATCATCTTTTTGGCGGGCTTCCTGCTGGGAGCCCTTATGATCTATGTCGTGATGGTACAGCGGGACAAAAGACTGGAGTTGACCAAGGGAGAGATGAAGGATGCGTTTGCCTCGCTTTCTCTGGATGCCCTTTCTAGAAACACGGACCAGTTCCTCAAAGTGGCCAAAGAGGCATTGAAAGGCCAGGTGGAAAAAGGTGAAATTAATCTGGAAGAGAAGAAAAAGCTCATTGACGCAAATCTGGAGAAAATGGCTTCTGTGTTGGAAGATTTGAGAAAACAGTCAACATCACTTTCCACCCGGTTATCGGAAAGTCAAAAAGGAACGGATAAGCTGCGAACTACCACCGAGGATCTCAGAAATTTGTTATCGAGCTCCCAGGCAAGGGGACAATGGGGGGAACGGATGGTGGAAGATATTCTCCGGCTCATCGGGTTCGTGGAAAATGTTAATTACGTAAAGCAGAAGAAAGTTGAATCGGGTGAGATACCCGACTACACATTTTTTCTGCCCAGGGAAAAGCGGTTGAATATGGACGTGAAATTTCCCCTCGCCCATTACGAGAAATTCGTTTCATCAGACTCTGACTCGCAAACAGAACAGGAGCAGAAATTATTCCTCAAAGACGTAAAAGGTCACATCAAGCAAATCGCCTCCAGAGGCTACATCAATCCTCATGAGGGAACGGTTGACTATGTGCTCCTCTTCATTCCCAATGAGAGTATTTATGCATTTCTCCATCAACACGATCCCCTTCTGATAGAATTTGCTCTGGAAAAACACATCGTACTCTGTTCCCCGCTTACGCTCTACGCCGTTCTCTCTCTCATCCATCAGGCCGTGGGAAGTTTCACTCTGGAAGAGAAAGCCGGGCAGATCATGTCGCTGCTGAAGGAATTTGAAAAGCAGTGGCAGAAATTCGTGGAATCCATGCAAAAGATGGGAAAAGGCATCGAGGCTACCCGGAACGAATTTGAAAGACTTACCACGACACGAACTCGACAGCTGGAAAAACCTCTTCAGAAGATAAAGGAAATTGAGCTGGGGAAGTCCGAAGGATCCATTGGAGAAGGATCGGACTTTCTGGCAACCCCCGGAGACGAAGCCGGGCCAGACAAATAG
- a CDS encoding ABC transporter ATP-binding protein → MIEVERLTKRYGDFTAIDDISFRVGKGEILGFLGPNGAGKTTTMRIITGFMPPTRGTAKVAGFDVVKKPLEVKRRIGYMPEVPPLYVDMTVNEYLGFAARLKQIPSREIGQKIEDVSAKVGIVDVKEKTIKTLSKGYKQRVGLAQALIHDPEVLILDEPTIGLDPIQIREVRELIRSLAGEHTVILSTHILPEASMICSRVLIIDRGKIVAQDTPEGLAKSLKGAEKLKVSVEGTLSDVSEALLSTKGVKKVLDSSSENGMSKFTLECDFQFPVRRSLSQLFSEKGWNLLEMRVEESTLEDVFLRLTSDAEEGGEL, encoded by the coding sequence ATGATTGAAGTGGAACGCCTGACGAAACGTTATGGGGACTTCACCGCGATTGACGATATTTCGTTTCGTGTGGGGAAAGGTGAAATCCTCGGATTCCTGGGTCCCAATGGGGCAGGAAAGACTACCACCATGAGAATTATCACCGGCTTCATGCCGCCCACAAGAGGGACAGCGAAAGTGGCCGGTTTTGATGTGGTGAAAAAACCTTTGGAGGTGAAGCGCCGTATCGGCTATATGCCTGAAGTGCCCCCGCTTTACGTCGATATGACGGTGAACGAATACCTCGGCTTCGCAGCCAGATTGAAGCAGATTCCTTCTCGAGAGATAGGTCAGAAGATTGAGGATGTCTCTGCCAAAGTTGGTATAGTGGACGTGAAGGAGAAAACGATCAAGACACTGTCGAAAGGGTACAAGCAGAGAGTTGGCTTGGCTCAGGCGCTAATCCACGATCCCGAAGTTCTCATTCTCGACGAACCCACGATCGGACTCGATCCCATTCAGATCAGGGAAGTGCGGGAGCTCATCAGGTCGCTCGCTGGTGAGCACACCGTCATTCTTTCCACCCATATTCTTCCTGAAGCAAGTATGATTTGCAGCCGGGTGCTTATCATAGACAGGGGGAAAATTGTTGCTCAGGATACCCCCGAGGGATTGGCAAAGTCATTGAAAGGCGCGGAGAAACTCAAGGTGAGCGTGGAAGGCACGCTCTCTGACGTTTCCGAAGCCTTACTGTCCACCAAAGGGGTGAAGAAGGTGCTTGATTCAAGCTCTGAGAATGGTATGAGCAAGTTTACCCTCGAATGTGATTTTCAATTCCCCGTTCGCAGGTCCCTGTCTCAGCTGTTCTCCGAAAAGGGGTGGAATCTACTGGAAATGAGGGTGGAAGAATCAACGCTTGAGGATGTCTTCCTCCGTCTCACATCCGATGCGGAGGAGGGGGGAGAGTTATGA
- a CDS encoding DUF92 domain-containing protein — MNPLSHFLSLISSFSNDWVSFIAFLGSISILIALSEFAVSKLNWKPETARKLVHMLVGFMTLLTPFIFSSNLPPIMLASIFIAFNLVTLRSGKLRGIHLKDHKTYGTVYFPVAYLLLCLFWWDRPVVFDISLSLLAVGDTLAAAVGKHLRSPRTFVLWEEKKTFQGSLVMFASSVLLVGMGTLILHDVLDLPSPQIRSIFQVSLLVGMMATIAEAVSKRGSDNLSIPLISAASYEMFMAASQNGELLIVFFWILISLALGLVALGLNTLSTSGMAGAFVIGVMVFGMGQWLFMIPMVGFFLSSSLLSKTGKRRKEFHRRSFGKGSKRDVVQVFANGGIPLILTVWWFYAPSDRLFAAYLASVAAATADTWATEIGLFSRRPPRHIISLRQMKPGTSGGVTLLGILSGLAGSTVISLFGLIFLHEISVFIAVGTAGFVASLIDSVLGATAQATYRCNACQRETELSTHCDIPALLVKGSRYINNDGVNLLCTLSGGGLILLLG, encoded by the coding sequence ATGAATCCACTTTCACACTTCTTGTCATTAATAAGCTCATTCAGCAATGACTGGGTAAGCTTCATCGCCTTCCTCGGATCTATTTCAATCTTGATTGCCTTGAGTGAATTCGCGGTCAGCAAACTCAATTGGAAACCGGAAACCGCGCGGAAACTTGTTCATATGCTCGTTGGATTCATGACGCTTCTCACGCCTTTTATCTTCTCGTCAAACCTTCCACCCATCATGCTCGCCTCCATTTTCATTGCCTTCAACCTCGTGACTCTCAGGTCGGGAAAACTTCGAGGAATCCACTTGAAGGACCACAAAACTTACGGTACCGTCTACTTTCCTGTCGCTTACCTCCTGTTGTGCCTCTTCTGGTGGGACAGACCCGTAGTTTTCGACATTTCCTTGTCCCTGCTGGCAGTAGGCGATACGCTGGCGGCCGCGGTGGGGAAACACCTTCGATCTCCGAGAACGTTTGTCCTCTGGGAAGAAAAGAAAACGTTCCAGGGGAGTCTTGTCATGTTTGCTTCTTCCGTTCTCCTTGTGGGCATGGGTACCCTGATTCTACATGATGTTTTGGATCTTCCATCCCCACAAATAAGATCCATTTTCCAAGTATCTTTACTGGTTGGGATGATGGCCACAATTGCCGAAGCAGTTTCAAAGAGGGGTTCTGACAATCTCAGCATACCCTTGATTTCCGCCGCCAGTTACGAAATGTTTATGGCGGCGAGCCAGAATGGAGAACTCTTGATTGTCTTCTTCTGGATTCTCATTTCCCTGGCACTGGGGCTGGTTGCTCTCGGTCTAAATACTCTCTCCACCAGTGGAATGGCGGGAGCATTCGTTATCGGCGTCATGGTATTTGGTATGGGACAATGGCTCTTCATGATTCCCATGGTGGGCTTTTTTCTCTCCTCTTCCCTTTTATCGAAAACCGGGAAACGACGAAAAGAGTTTCACAGGAGATCATTTGGAAAGGGATCCAAGAGGGATGTGGTTCAGGTGTTCGCCAACGGTGGGATTCCACTCATCCTCACCGTATGGTGGTTCTACGCGCCTTCGGACAGGCTGTTTGCCGCCTACCTGGCCAGCGTGGCAGCGGCTACGGCGGATACCTGGGCAACAGAAATCGGTCTTTTTTCAAGACGCCCTCCCCGACATATCATTTCCTTGAGACAAATGAAACCGGGTACATCTGGCGGCGTCACGCTACTCGGTATCCTCAGCGGACTCGCGGGCAGCACGGTTATTTCCCTTTTCGGTCTCATCTTTCTGCACGAAATCAGTGTTTTCATTGCTGTTGGCACTGCGGGCTTTGTGGCGAGCCTTATCGACTCCGTCCTGGGTGCAACCGCGCAGGCAACCTACCGGTGCAATGCTTGCCAGAGAGAAACAGAATTATCCACGCACTGCGACATTCCTGCGTTACTGGTGAAAGGCTCCCGGTACATTAACAACGACGGAGTCAACCTTCTCTGTACGCTTTCAGGAGGAGGGCTAATTCTTCTTCTGGGATAG
- a CDS encoding DUF4350 domain-containing protein, whose amino-acid sequence MTKLWRGSIFDGLGILFLGWLYGVSIVKFDAIAWILIAAGAVVFILSLIGNWRRFVSSIEDRRALLSLNAFIVIILVIGIIAMLNYLSIRHSWRMDATAQKEFSLSRQTRSILRNLEDDVKLIAFVDESQFSALGDRLREYAYYSGKFEYELIDPISEPERIREFFGPDKQYLDLPTLLLKTSLKDEQINSVLEEDVTNALIKVTREEKHKIYLTQGHGEKTLYPDQPGMEGYQFARESLEKQYFDVEELNLYEKDEVPSDGTILVVAGPMKRFAENEVSAIGKFLDGGGNLLALIDPEVESGLEALVRDWNIQLNDDMVLESHSSFVLSATGLSRRSNVSAAPTSAEYGEHKVTKNFRFATSFIKTRSLDVVDEEQDSLETTPLVYTSRSSWGETDLNALASQGKASLDETDFQGPTIVAVAVEKTRGKKGRLIVVGDSDFASDVYIQQAPGNLDFFLNMVSWLAEQEDLISVRPKDPENRPLTMTMRQQKLTLFFLIILLPLVTVRWGIHVYTKRS is encoded by the coding sequence ATGACGAAACTGTGGCGAGGTTCCATATTCGACGGGCTGGGAATTCTATTCCTCGGTTGGCTGTACGGAGTATCCATCGTGAAGTTCGACGCCATCGCATGGATATTGATTGCTGCGGGGGCCGTAGTTTTTATCCTCTCATTGATCGGTAATTGGAGGAGATTTGTCTCATCAATCGAGGATCGAAGAGCACTGTTAAGTCTGAACGCCTTTATCGTGATTATTCTGGTCATTGGCATTATCGCGATGCTGAACTATCTGTCAATCCGGCATTCTTGGAGAATGGATGCGACGGCTCAAAAGGAGTTCAGTCTTTCTCGCCAAACGAGGAGTATTCTCAGAAACCTCGAGGATGATGTGAAACTGATAGCCTTCGTTGATGAAAGTCAGTTCTCCGCCCTGGGAGACCGACTCAGGGAATATGCATACTATTCGGGGAAGTTCGAATACGAACTCATTGATCCCATATCGGAACCGGAGCGAATCCGGGAGTTTTTTGGTCCGGACAAGCAGTACCTGGACTTACCCACTCTTCTTTTGAAAACGAGTCTCAAAGATGAGCAAATCAACAGCGTTCTGGAAGAAGATGTCACCAACGCCCTCATCAAGGTGACCCGGGAGGAAAAGCACAAGATCTATCTCACGCAAGGTCACGGCGAAAAGACACTCTATCCGGACCAGCCTGGAATGGAGGGGTATCAGTTTGCGAGGGAAAGTCTTGAGAAGCAGTACTTTGACGTGGAAGAATTGAACTTATATGAGAAGGACGAGGTCCCTTCCGACGGCACTATTCTCGTGGTGGCGGGTCCCATGAAGAGATTCGCTGAAAATGAAGTTTCAGCGATCGGTAAATTCCTCGATGGGGGGGGAAATCTTCTGGCGCTCATCGATCCGGAGGTCGAATCGGGACTGGAAGCGTTGGTAAGGGACTGGAATATTCAGCTGAATGATGACATGGTGCTCGAATCCCATTCCAGTTTCGTCCTATCTGCGACAGGTCTGAGTCGCCGCAGTAACGTGAGTGCCGCCCCCACCAGCGCAGAATATGGGGAGCACAAAGTGACGAAGAATTTCCGGTTCGCTACATCCTTCATAAAGACCCGCTCGCTCGATGTTGTGGATGAGGAGCAAGATTCCCTTGAGACAACCCCGCTTGTCTACACAAGCCGTAGCAGTTGGGGAGAGACCGACCTGAATGCGCTCGCCTCCCAGGGAAAGGCATCTCTTGACGAAACGGACTTTCAAGGGCCCACAATCGTCGCCGTGGCGGTGGAGAAAACCAGAGGAAAAAAGGGACGACTCATTGTGGTGGGTGATTCGGATTTTGCCTCGGACGTCTACATTCAACAGGCACCGGGAAATCTGGACTTCTTTCTGAACATGGTCAGCTGGCTGGCCGAACAAGAAGATCTGATATCGGTGCGTCCGAAAGATCCCGAAAACCGGCCTCTTACCATGACCATGCGTCAACAAAAACTGACACTCTTTTTTCTCATTATTCTCCTTCCCCTTGTGACTGTTCGGTGGGGGATTCATGTCTACACAAAACGGTCGTAA
- a CDS encoding ATP-dependent DNA helicase — protein sequence MEIEPAASQYQAITYPQGPLLILAGTGTGKTSTLILRIEHMIHKGLWEPRHVVLLTFTDRARDDLVHRVREELGNIAEEIAISTFHRFCNRLVREYGSSPDAEKLLLQEDDITFLLLNRFDELTFLQSHSFKTDPVSAVTKSFVPFFNRIRDELISPTELELKLSRTELTADFLTTQFPGISDRVETDEYLRQFRDLVRVYRSYQAWKQELGVVDYGDMILDCWEMLNGDLDTINLVRHQFRHIVIDEYQDNNYALNRIAAVIMGDRPDITVVGDEDQCIYSFRGANYYNIRDFRNKYGTEENHGEIALEDNHRSTQEILDVANLSIAHDKNRTPKMLRSSTKRRGPKTAWHVGERREMLTGIPSLVNGLIRWGKHFGDIAVLCRTWNHVDEVAQALQRASIPTDVFVERFFSVREIRDVLAWAHLICGDSKAEMSLFRLLTDYLGRQFAESFFRAYDARIHEDLVESLNAFVSKTDLLPTENERLTEFLEKIEVLRRELKQNRPADEMVWEILSVTDLLKHVRRNYRYAHRLALANVGHLLSLAESFSLREDPKTVDRWLRYMSVLALQGNRHAIQPEFHDTSIATQVMTVHGSKGLQFPVVIIPFLRSGSFPINYSPSGSIDRLPDEWYNWPRPEGLTPREEHLNEERRIFYVAATRAMEELHLFGPEKAQSVFLKEILNETYEYVERQDMKEQQTLRSRNSKSVLKQRLLVELNRELSAHQYANAHTIIDAIGIVEETGGLPEGHAYSRMISDTSSIADRETAETGETVSLSASRVEQYDTCPYKYRLSKVDGVPERKSRVQMEFGIIIHNVLEEFHESQDQSLELLSSLLEKHWRQESFEYSIREEEFKSQGIQLLTDYFKFFQPTRPDILATEANFDFTLPDMSVRIVGKIDRIDREGDSLTVIDYKTSKNKEKAKTSLQLALYTEAIRRNAVEGVTGEAGSAYFHFLRHPEDPIESHIFEERDLKIQMRKVGKVASGIRKREFEPKTGWHCNTCDYRDFLCPAWEEK from the coding sequence ATGGAGATCGAGCCCGCCGCCAGCCAGTATCAGGCCATCACGTATCCCCAAGGTCCTCTTCTGATCCTTGCGGGTACAGGAACCGGCAAAACGTCCACGCTCATTCTACGAATTGAACATATGATCCACAAGGGCCTGTGGGAACCTCGTCATGTTGTACTGCTCACCTTTACCGACCGTGCCAGAGATGATCTTGTCCATCGGGTCCGTGAGGAATTGGGGAACATAGCAGAAGAGATTGCCATCTCGACTTTTCATAGATTCTGCAACCGGCTCGTTCGGGAATACGGGTCATCTCCAGACGCAGAGAAACTTCTTCTGCAGGAGGACGATATCACTTTTCTTCTTCTGAATCGCTTCGACGAGCTGACATTTCTTCAGTCACACAGTTTTAAGACCGATCCCGTGAGCGCAGTAACGAAAAGCTTTGTTCCTTTTTTCAACCGGATCCGTGATGAATTAATTTCGCCAACCGAGCTTGAGCTGAAACTTTCCAGAACGGAATTAACGGCGGACTTCTTGACCACCCAGTTTCCCGGGATAAGTGACAGGGTGGAAACCGACGAATACCTCCGTCAGTTCAGGGACCTCGTACGAGTGTACCGTTCGTATCAGGCCTGGAAGCAGGAACTTGGCGTAGTCGATTATGGCGACATGATTCTCGACTGCTGGGAAATGCTTAACGGTGACCTGGACACTATCAATCTTGTCCGTCACCAATTCCGTCACATCGTAATCGATGAATATCAAGACAACAACTATGCCCTCAATCGAATTGCCGCGGTCATTATGGGGGACAGACCGGACATTACAGTCGTGGGTGACGAAGATCAGTGTATTTACAGCTTTCGCGGAGCCAACTACTACAATATCCGCGACTTTAGAAACAAATACGGCACGGAAGAAAACCATGGAGAGATCGCCCTGGAAGACAATCACCGGTCCACACAGGAAATACTTGACGTTGCCAATCTAAGCATCGCTCATGACAAAAACCGGACCCCCAAAATGCTGAGATCTTCGACCAAGCGTCGCGGACCGAAGACCGCATGGCATGTTGGAGAGAGACGGGAAATGTTGACCGGGATCCCATCCCTCGTGAACGGACTGATTCGTTGGGGAAAACACTTCGGGGACATTGCCGTTCTCTGCCGGACCTGGAACCATGTGGATGAGGTGGCCCAGGCTCTCCAGCGGGCATCTATTCCCACCGATGTCTTCGTGGAACGGTTTTTCAGCGTCCGGGAGATTAGGGACGTCCTGGCATGGGCCCACCTGATTTGTGGCGACTCGAAGGCGGAAATGTCACTGTTTCGATTGTTGACGGATTACCTGGGCCGCCAGTTTGCTGAATCATTCTTTCGCGCTTACGATGCCAGAATCCATGAGGATCTGGTGGAAAGCCTGAATGCATTTGTTTCGAAAACAGACCTGCTTCCGACGGAGAATGAAAGGTTGACGGAGTTCTTGGAGAAGATCGAGGTGCTGAGGCGGGAATTGAAGCAGAATCGGCCTGCTGACGAAATGGTCTGGGAGATCTTGAGCGTCACCGACCTTCTGAAGCACGTGAGGAGGAATTACCGGTACGCCCACCGTCTGGCCCTGGCAAACGTGGGTCACCTGTTGTCTCTCGCGGAGTCCTTCTCCCTGCGTGAGGACCCGAAAACGGTTGATAGATGGCTCAGATATATGAGTGTTCTGGCCCTGCAGGGCAATCGACATGCGATTCAACCTGAATTCCATGATACCTCCATTGCCACCCAGGTTATGACCGTCCACGGGAGCAAAGGACTTCAATTCCCCGTAGTTATCATCCCTTTCCTGCGCTCCGGCAGTTTTCCCATAAACTATTCACCCTCCGGTTCAATCGACCGTCTTCCTGATGAGTGGTATAACTGGCCCAGGCCTGAGGGTCTCACACCTAGAGAGGAGCACCTGAACGAAGAACGCCGGATATTCTATGTCGCTGCGACCCGGGCGATGGAAGAACTTCATCTTTTCGGGCCAGAAAAAGCTCAGTCCGTTTTTCTGAAGGAGATTCTTAATGAGACTTACGAATACGTGGAGAGACAAGATATGAAAGAACAGCAAACTTTGAGGAGTCGAAACAGCAAGTCGGTGCTGAAACAGCGGCTCCTTGTGGAACTTAACCGGGAATTGTCAGCCCACCAATATGCCAACGCTCATACGATAATCGATGCCATCGGCATTGTGGAGGAAACGGGCGGTCTACCGGAAGGTCACGCCTATTCCAGGATGATATCCGACACTTCGTCCATCGCAGATAGGGAAACTGCCGAGACAGGCGAAACGGTCAGTCTCTCCGCCAGCCGCGTGGAACAATATGATACGTGTCCTTACAAATACAGGCTCAGCAAAGTGGATGGCGTCCCGGAACGAAAAAGCAGAGTCCAGATGGAATTTGGTATCATCATCCACAATGTGCTTGAGGAGTTTCACGAATCTCAGGACCAGAGTCTCGAACTCCTGTCATCCCTTCTGGAAAAGCACTGGAGGCAAGAGTCGTTTGAGTACTCAATAAGAGAAGAGGAATTTAAAAGCCAGGGAATTCAGTTATTGACGGACTATTTCAAGTTCTTTCAACCCACCAGACCGGATATCCTGGCCACGGAGGCGAATTTCGACTTCACCCTTCCTGATATGAGTGTACGAATCGTGGGAAAAATTGACCGAATTGACAGGGAGGGCGACAGCCTCACCGTGATCGACTACAAGACCAGCAAGAACAAAGAGAAGGCGAAAACAAGTCTGCAGCTCGCTCTCTACACGGAAGCCATTCGGAGAAACGCCGTGGAAGGAGTGACAGGAGAGGCAGGTTCTGCCTACTTTCATTTTCTCCGGCATCCAGAGGATCCCATCGAAAGTCACATTTTTGAGGAGAGGGATCTCAAAATACAGATGCGAAAGGTAGGAAAAGTCGCGTCAGGGATTCGCAAACGGGAATTTGAGCCAAAAACGGGGTGGCATTGTAACACCTGTGACTACAGGGATTTCCTCTGTCCGGCGTGGGAGGAAAAATAG
- a CDS encoding RNA polymerase sigma factor codes for MTDRELIQRFQEGDVRSFDELAKRHYPRTYEFFSHIVPDLMEADDLCQETYIRVYRGLKKFRGESEFTTWLYRISVNVANSHFRKRRIMEVFSADEHVTEASSDDPQNQPHVDRTLWRAIGRLPRKQKTVLLLRVFQELSFKEVAGVLAISENSAKVNYHHAINRLKSLAGED; via the coding sequence ATGACGGACAGAGAACTGATTCAGCGGTTTCAAGAGGGAGATGTCAGGAGCTTCGATGAACTGGCAAAGCGGCACTATCCCCGTACTTACGAGTTTTTTTCCCATATAGTGCCGGACCTCATGGAAGCAGACGATCTCTGTCAGGAGACATATATCCGCGTTTACAGAGGTCTCAAGAAATTCCGAGGCGAGAGCGAATTTACCACCTGGCTCTATCGTATATCTGTCAATGTGGCCAATAGCCATTTCAGGAAAAGGCGCATAATGGAAGTTTTCTCTGCAGATGAGCATGTAACAGAAGCGTCCTCAGATGATCCACAAAATCAGCCTCACGTGGATCGAACCCTCTGGAGAGCAATCGGCAGACTGCCAAGAAAGCAGAAAACGGTCTTGCTTCTCCGTGTTTTCCAGGAATTATCATTCAAGGAAGTGGCCGGTGTTCTCGCTATTTCGGAAAACAGTGCGAAAGTAAACTATCATCACGCTATCAACAGGCTGAAGAGTCTTGCCGGGGAAGACTGA
- a CDS encoding ABC transporter permease subunit gives MRNIMTVLGRDFKSYFSSPVAYVVIGLFLMITGVFFYLLTSSFLQYAVNLQWQAARMRQPAPPVNVNHMILRPLFSNISVVTLFVLPMITMRSFSEDKRTGTMELLLTSPVTTAQIVLGKFLAAFALYAIMVLITWVYPLIIILFGEPDVMPIAVSYLGILAMGAASIALGIWVSSMTENQIISAMGTFVALLFLWLVGWFSHFSTGFLGGFFNYISIIEHFDDFAKGIFDTGHLVYYLSLGGIMLFFAHQSIESLKWRS, from the coding sequence ATGAGAAACATAATGACGGTACTGGGTCGAGACTTCAAATCATATTTTTCATCGCCAGTCGCCTATGTTGTGATCGGATTATTCCTCATGATAACAGGTGTTTTTTTCTATCTTCTCACTTCCTCCTTTCTTCAATACGCCGTCAATCTTCAATGGCAGGCGGCCAGGATGCGCCAGCCCGCTCCCCCGGTGAATGTGAATCACATGATTCTGCGGCCCCTGTTCTCAAATATCAGTGTGGTTACCCTCTTCGTACTCCCCATGATTACCATGAGGAGCTTCTCTGAAGATAAAAGAACAGGGACCATGGAACTGCTGCTTACCTCTCCGGTGACCACCGCTCAGATTGTCCTGGGCAAATTCCTGGCTGCTTTCGCTCTGTATGCCATCATGGTTTTGATAACATGGGTCTACCCACTTATCATCATCCTATTCGGGGAGCCCGATGTGATGCCTATTGCCGTTTCCTATCTTGGCATTCTGGCAATGGGCGCAGCATCCATCGCTCTGGGCATCTGGGTCTCTTCCATGACGGAGAATCAAATTATCTCTGCAATGGGGACCTTTGTCGCTCTTCTTTTCCTGTGGCTCGTTGGATGGTTTTCCCACTTCAGCACTGGTTTCCTGGGGGGATTTTTCAACTATATTTCCATCATAGAGCATTTTGACGATTTTGCCAAAGGGATCTTCGATACTGGCCATCTGGTCTATTACCTCTCCCTTGGCGGCATTATGCTCTTTTTCGCCCACCAGTCTATTGAAAGCCTGAAGTGGAGGTCGTAA